From Cervus canadensis isolate Bull #8, Minnesota chromosome 28, ASM1932006v1, whole genome shotgun sequence, one genomic window encodes:
- the LOC122429239 gene encoding olfactory receptor 5V1-like, translating into MKGKNQTILFEFIILGFSNLHELKFLLFTIFLVAYICTLGGNTFIILVTMTEPCLHTPMYFFLENLAFLDICYTTTNVPQMMVHLLSERKSISYLGCMLQLFAFIFFVGSESLLLAAMAYDRYIAICKPLRYSVIMNKVLYNRLAASCWTGGFLNSMVHTVLTFRLPFCGNNEIHYFFCDIPPLLILSCGDTSVNELALLSIGVFIGWTPFLCIILSYFYIISTILRIRSSQGRQKAFSTCASHLIIVLLYYGSSIFTYLRPISAYSLEKDRLISVLYSVVTPMLNPIIYSLRNKDIKEAAKAVGKKWQASSSLSFAA; encoded by the coding sequence atgaaaggaaaaaaccaaacaattcTATTTGAGTTTATTATCTTGGGATTCTCCAACTTACATGAGttgaaatttttacttttcactaTTTTCCTGGTAGCATATATCTGTACTTTGGGAGGAAATACCTTCATAATTTTGGTGACCATGACTGAACCATGCCTGCACACtcccatgtatttttttctggaaaacttAGCTTTTCTTGACATCTGCTACACCACCACCAATGTTCCCCAGATGATGGTACATCTACTATCAGAGAGAAAAAGCATTTCTTATTTGGGTTGCATGCTTCAactttttgcatttatattttttgttggGTCAGAGTCCCTGCTTCTGGCAGCTATGGCATATGATCGCTACATTGCAATCTGTAAGCCCTTAAGGTATTCAGTTATTATGAACAAGGTCCTGTATAACCGGTTAGCAGCCTCCTGCTGGACTGGTGGTTTCCTCAACTCAATGGTGCACACAGTACTGACATTCCGCCTGCCCTTCTGTGGCAACAATGAGAttcattatttcttctgtgaCATCCCCCCTTTGCTGATCTTGTCTTGCGGAGACACTTCTGTCAATGAGTTGGCCCTACTATCCATTGGGGTCTTCATTGGTTGGACTCCTTTTTTGTGTATCATACTTTCCTACTTTTATATCATTTCTACCATTTTAAGGATCAGGTCTTCTCAGGGGAGGCAAAAGGCCTTTTCTACCTGTGCTTCCCACCTGATCATTGTCCTTCTCTATTATGGCAGCTCCATCTTCACATATCTACGACCCATATCAGCGTATTCACTGGAGAAAGACAGACTGATCTCAGTATTGTACAGTGTTGTCACCCCCATGTTAAACCCTATTATCTACTCTTTGAGGAATAAGGATATTAAAGAGGCTGCAAAAGCTGTGGGGAAAAAGTGGCAGGCTTCAAGCTCCCTCTCTTTTGCTGCGtaa
- the LOC122429093 gene encoding olfactory receptor 5V1-like encodes MEGKNQTALSEFIILGFSNLNELQYLLFTIFFLTYVSTLGGNVFIILVSVLDPHLHTPMYHFLGNLAFLDICYTTTNVPQMMVHLLSEKKSISYGGCVAQLFAFIFFVGSECLLLAAMAYDRYIAICKPLRYSVIMNKVLYSWLAASCWTGGFLNSVVHTGLTFRLPFCGHNEINYFFCDIPPLLILSCGDTSVNELALLSIGVLIGWTPFLCIVLSYLYIISTILRIHSSEGRQKAFSTCASHLIVVLLYYGSAIFTYVWPISTYSLEKDRLISVLYSIVTPMLNPVIYTLRNKDIKEAAKVVGRKWQPPILSFDI; translated from the coding sequence ATGGAAGGAAAGAATCAAACAGCTCTGTCTGAATTTATAATTTTGGGATTCTCCAACCTAAATGAACTGCAATATTTGCTATTCACcatcttctttctgacttatgtcTCTACTTTAGGAGGAAATGTATTCATTATCTTGGTGTCTGTGCTTGATCCACATCTACATACACCCATGTATCATTTTTTAGGGAATTTGGCTTTTCTTGACATCTGCTATACCACTACCAACGTTCCCCAGATGATGGTCCATCTGTTATCAGAGAAAAAAAGCATTTCCTATGGTGGATGTGTGGCTCAactttttgccttcattttctttgtaGGATCAGAGTGTCTCCTCCTGGCAGCTATGGCATATGATCGCTACATTGCAATCTGTAAGCCCTTAAGGTATTCGGTTATTATGAACAAGGTCCTGTATAGCTGGTTAGCAGCCTCCTGCTGGACTGGTGGTTTCCTCAACTCTGTGGTGCACACAGGACTGACATTCCGTCTGCCTTTCTGTGGCCACAACGAGATTAATTATTTCTTCTGTGACATCCCCCCTTTGCTGATCTTGTCTTGCGGGGACACGTCTGTCAATGAGTTGGCCCTACTATCCATTGGGGTCCTCATTGGCTGGACTCCCTTCTTGTGTATTGTCCTGTCCTACCTCTACATTATCTCCACCATCCTGAGGATCCACTCCTCGGAGGGGAGGCAAAAAGCCTTTTCTACCTGTGCCTCCCACCTGATCGTTGTCCTTCTCTATTATGGCAGTGCCATCTTCACATATGTGTGGCCCATCTCAACTTACTCACTGGAGAAAGACAGACTAATCTCAGTATTGTATAGCATTGTCACCCCCATGCTAAACCCTGTGATTTACACGTTGAGGAATAAGGATATCAAAGAGGCTGCGAAAGTTGTGGGGAGAAAGTGGCAGCCACCAATACTCTCTTTTGATATATAA